The Montipora capricornis isolate CH-2021 chromosome 3, ASM3666992v2, whole genome shotgun sequence genome window below encodes:
- the LOC138040781 gene encoding serine/threonine-protein kinase pim-1-like: MSEKIKLNLKRKRQASIQGVDKRPRLKEEQISCNPTTGDFPGPCKSSSARKRPACFSEGLPKTKRQKLRQVFSDSDKHHLLQSEKRTKEDLRLDSKVQAFFERKEDTNISYSPISSASSVLDSEKRQADRAEFLKKISAHRRLSNYDLGDVIGYGSFGQVVAATRQKDNLPVALKFVSKESVREVKEINGKRIPTEAYLQHKAKHRYVIRMYEVFTTEEYYVYVMERPEVCKDMFDILQQKITLSEKEARRYFYQILEANLSCEKNGVLHRDLKPENILVDLRSDEAKLIDFGLASEVQKTPFDGFRGTNHYTPPEFFSTGKYDGCQGTVWQLGILLVEILSPVMAFDKPEHALKMAPRIPDHLSAEAKNLISSLLNTVPTNRPTLEEVLLHPWFTTQD, from the exons ATGTCTGAGAAAATTAAACTCAATTTGAAAAGAAAGAGACAGGCGTCAATCCAAGGTGTTGACAAACGACCTCGTTTAAAAGAAGAGCAAATTTCGTGCAACCCGACAACAGGAGATTTCCCTGGCCCATGTAAAAGCTCAAGCGCTCGGAAAAGG CCTGCCTGTTTCAGCGAAGGGCTGCCGAAAACCAAAAG GCAAAAGTTGAGACAAGTTTTTAGTGACAGCGATAAGCATCATTTGTTGCAATCAGAAAAGAGAACCAAAGAAGACTTGCGTCTGGACTCTAAA GTACAagcattttttgaaaggaaagaagacaCAAACATCAGTTATTCTCCAATCTCAAGTGCGTCAAGTGTATTGGATTCTGAAAAAAGACAAGCCGACCGCGCAGAATTTCTCAAGAAGATTAGTGCACACC GTCGTCTGTCAAACTATGATCTTGGAGATGTGATTGGCTACGGTTCCTTTGGTCAAGTTGTTGCCGCTACACGCCAGAAAGACAATTTGCCG GTGGCCCTTAAATTCGTCTCAAAGGAGTCTGTACGAGAGGTAAAGGAG ATTAACGGCAAACGAATCCCAACAGAAGCCTATCTCCAACACAAGGCCAAACATCGTTACGTGATCAGGATGTATGAGGTGTTCACAACGGAAGAATACTACGTTTACGTGATGGAGCGACCAGAAGTGTGCAAGGACATGTTTGATATTCTTCAGCAGAAGATAACTCTTTCTGAGAAAGAAGCTCGACGATACTTTTACCAGATCCTCGAGGCAAACCTTAGCTGTGAGAAGAATGGGGTGCTTCATCGAGACCTAAAACCTGAGAACATCCTTGTTGACTTGCGCAGTGATGAAGCTAAGTTGATTGATTTTGGGCTGGCATCAGAGGTTCAAAAGACACCATTTGACGGATTTCGTG GAACCAATCATTACACACCACCCGAGTTCTTTAGCACAGGAAAGTATGATGGTTGCCAGGGCACCGTTTGGCAACTGGGGATTCTTTTGGTGGAGATACTTTCCCCAGTCATGGCGTTCGATAAACCCGAGCATGCTTTGAAAATGGCACCTCGAATTCCCGATCATCTTTCGGCAG AGGCCAAGAATTTGATCTCCTCCCTTCTTAACACTGTTCCAACCAACCGCCCAACATTGGAAGAAGTTCTCCTTCATCCCTGGTTCACTACGCAAGATTAA